ctGAAACACACGATTTCAATACATACCTCATCATAGACAATAATTCCAACTGCCAGAGGAGTTATGATTGGTATGATATTTGTAATACAACACAGTAATCCCATTAGAATACCAACATGATTTGGAGATAGATCGATTGCATTAAGTCCACTTCCTATCGTCATTCCACCATTAAGACCGGCGTTAAGAGTCAAAAACGCTATAGCCAAGGCTTTTTGATTTTCATCAAGATACGCAACTCCAATTAGCAATGCAGCTGGGCCCCACATTGCAATAGTGTTTAAAGTTTTTCGAACTACGCCCAAGGGAGCCCACTGATTCTTCAAAACTATTCCGgctccaaaaagaaaaaccaacgaCATAATCAACATCGCTATGTAGGGAAGTGTCGAGAATAAGGCATTGCTTTTGATATCCATGTTAAGGACTCCATGCAGATATGCTGGAATCTGCGTCTGCATAATCGACGAGCTCCACCCTTGGCTAGATTGAACAACAAGTAGGGAAATGTAGGGTCCTGAAGTAAGAATAGCTTTCCAAGGGACTGGAATACGCTGTTTAGTTTTGCTTTCGACACCTTCCTGTGCTGAAATAATGTATTTCCTCTCCTCAGATGTTATAAATCGAGCATCTGCTGGACAGTTTTCAGCAAAAATTATCCAAATCGTACAAAACACAACTCCTATTCCTCCATAAATGTACGATATTCCCGGCCATCCAAAATCTGATGCGGCAATCAATCCTGTAAGACTCATGGCTAGAACAATGCCAATCTGAACACCAAGATGGGCAAATCCACCAAGACGAGTTCGTTCCTCAATAGGTGACCATTTAGCTAAATGAGCGTGAATAGATGGAAAAACCAATCCCTGAAATAGTCCTTGGCCGACTCGTATGGCACAGTAAACTTGCCAACCGCCCCAGTATACTGTCAATGGAATGAGCAGGTTAAGAAGTGAGGATCCAACAGTTGCAATGAGGATACAAGTTTTGGCACCCAGAATTCTAGACAAATAGCCACCTGGAAATTGAGTTGCCATGTAGCCCCAATAGAAACTACTCAAAATGTAAGATCTTTCCTTTTCATTCCAATTGAATTCCtagaaaaaatttttttaaaataaaaaatcatgtcAAATGATATGGAATTTGTGTACTTACATAAAAATTAGGATTTGTAGTTTCTGCATCTGTCATGGCTACTAGTGCTACAGAAACATAAGCCCTTGTAATAAAGTTAACACCTATTGCAAAGAAAAGCAACAGAACCTGAAGATGTCGGGCACCAATCGAAGgacctgaaaataaaatattaaacttagAAATTTTAAGTGTTATGATAAAAAAGTACATCCTGGATGCATAGTTTTAgaggaatatttttattttcaacgttataataagaaaagaaatcagcaaaaagattaaaaattgcAACGGagacttttttaaaactagAAATGGCTGAAATCAATTTCCAGTCCTGAAAATTAGTTGTCGCATGTTCAccagttgaaattcaatttttaaagattttacgCATCACATAAgattccttattttattttattcgaagTATTGTGCATTTCTACATCTTTTTCTAACAAGCCGCAATAAGTTTAAAATCTTAgtcaaagttttatttcaataatttctcgAGGACGAACCTTTATTTGATATcatgtttcacaaaaaattataatgtataTTCTCTTAATCGAAGAAAGCTCAAAGTTATATCTGCTTCTGTTCAGCTCAAAGACTACattagaaatgttaaaaatctcAGATCACACTGATCTTATAGAATAAGATAAAATCTCAAGCAATCTTGGTAATTTTATGGTTCTATTATTTATCagttataaatgtaaataagaTTATTTGcatttcatatttaataacccaaaacaaaataaatttacgtATTGTCATAAAATACACAGGAGAGAGGGAAAGTAATTTAACATATGATTTGATTAATACCTGCATTTCTTTTtcgtcacaaaatttaatgtttatctAATGATTAATGAGAAGAATTTTGAGTACAAAAAGGCAAAAGGTATTTGGTCCAAAATCATTGGTCgtgagaaataaaaatgtagacAAAACCGATACCTATAAATATTAATGGTTAAAGTAGCTTTCAGTTTATTTACCTTATATTCGAGTAAACTTGATAATaactacacttttttttttgtaaacattgatAATTCTTTTTGGACTTCATATAAAATCATGATTCACTTAGTCGAAAGTTCATAAGTAGTGCGTAGTCAAAAGTGATAAGATTACCACAAGTTGATTAGACCAAGgtaagaaaatcaaaacatcaTAAAAGTGGGAAAATGTATCTGTCGTAATCATTTGGGAGGAGTAATTCTTcgattaatttcaaatattgacattttagaTTGTTTAAAACCGAGTGACCTTAAAAAAACTTAGTTACTCTTAGAGTTGTACAAAAGCTATGCAAAATATTGGACAAAATGCCATACCAAATATTCATCAAATTTACTGGGTCATTAAATTAATCTGTCATAATTTATGCAAATGGGCATTGAAGAGCTTGTATATGCATCATATCGAAAAAGCACTGCTTCGaaatatttaatagttttgCCTATTCTTCATTAATATGTATTGTTTATTCTGTCAGATGTTTAATGTTTATACTATGATGATTAAGTTTATCTAAGCACTATCAGCACTTTAACAGCTGTACACTTGTCTGCCTGTCCAACAGTTTTCTGTACATCTGTTTGTGAAAGTTTTGATTCTGATATGGAACTAAATAAACAACTTGATGATTGTGCATTAGTGTGCAAAAAGTAGTAAGAAAAATTCCAAGCATATTTGAAATTACTTTGAGATGAGCAATTTTtgatttcgaaaagatattgTTTGTCAACGCTTCCTCGACATTGCTGTTTAGATTCTCTTATAGCCTCATTTTAGAATTCAAATAATTCGATAAAATTATAATAccattttataaactttattggttattaattttcgaaaaagtttcaatatttttctcaattttttaaaattccactACTATCCTTCTTGCATTGGACATTTTTAAAGAtacttaaaaatgcaaattgttaaaaaaacaatcagGAATTCAATCGAACcgaaaaaaattttgaatcgatatttgactatGTTTCTCTTCGATTAGAAATGAACATTTTATACTCATTGTTcggaaatcacccaaagaatttactttaggaaaaaaagtgtaattgcacagttgtttttctctaaaaatatatttttcctgTACAGCTGATACTTTTGTGTTCAAAGAAGAATCGAATTGTTagactgatttgtgttccaatttcacacaattccaatgacagatttctgtcagtaaacatttttcggtggcTTTCAATtaggaacaaattttcaatgacagaaattttaaatgatagctataaacgaactatcaaaaaaattccaatgtttgttttcaatgatgaaaaccaatgatagctaaaaCTGGTGCCTAAAGGTTATAAGAGCCGTTAGATTAAAAAAGGAGGTGGCAACGGGAAATttacatctaaagtttttgacttaaaatagcATAACTTCTTTATATTATGTTTGATTCAGAGATGGCACATAAGAAAGTAAGATGTAAGAAAGTAAGACTAATATTTGAAACTACCGGAACTTTCGAAACTCTAAGATTCTTCTTTCATTCTAGCACAATCAAAATGCAAGTATACTACAAAACTATATAAACCAACACTATCCACATGTATCTTTATTGTTTGGATGGAAAAGTTTGTATGCaattattaagaattttttattaatagttaAAAATGACTGATAACTTCTTTGTGCTgttatcaaaaatgttcatccaaaacaaaaaaaactattacttagtttttttccgtcaaaaatatgatacattcaaaacaacttttacttattgttatttgttttcattattatgGTTAATAAAGTTAAAGCAATACTTGAAACGCTATTAATTTTTGCGTTAATgacaaaaacatatatttagTCTTAAGgagtaatttatataaaaatagtttgaaatgtTCACATCAATgggttttttattgaattgcaGATAATTATGAATGGATCATATAATAAAGACACATGTGTAAGAAATTTGATTAATAtgcatattttattgtttaagccCAAGGCTAAGAGTTCAGTATTTTATAGAAGGTATCTAGATTCTGATAAGACACTTCAATAATCTGCAATTAAACCTATGATAAGTTGGATATGCAAACCTAATTACCTAATAAAGATACGTTCATTTcttcatcttaaaaatatttacatatattaggTACCTTACCCATTGTGTGGAAAATTTTGGAAGGTTAAAAGAACTCAAGACTCAGAATAATAAATGCGTAAGTAACATTCTCACTTAATAAGTTGATgatgttattgtttttcataagAACCATAATAGCAGGAAGGAAACAATTCAACAATGgaattttttccttaaatacGCATTTTTGCGAATCAAAGCTTAAAATACccaaatcaacaaaacaaaacattttattggtATTTACaaacaaccaaaatattttcttttttttaatcaaaacatcCAAACTCagatcaaaaacaaacttatgctgagataaaatatttatttttgttttttatttttttcgcaacaaataaataattattatttttatggatTTGAACATAACAGATTTTTTGGATAaagctaatttattttaatcaagtattcaaatataattttacttaaatatatttCGCTTTCAACATAAGAAAATAAGTTCGAAATTATAAGCTCGAAATCTGCGGCAAGACCACTTACTCACTTTATGAACATACAAGCCGACACATTTCTTGTGTTAATTCATTACAGAAAATgtcttaaaatgtatgtttttagaGTATTTTTGAATCTACTCAACAGTTTTGTTCTcgattattttttcaacatactTTTGATCATAtgtcttattttcattttctggaTCTCGATGTTGTAGATAAGATTCGTCATTCCAGGCTTGTGTGTCTGTAGACCCTAGaaatataaattgcaaattgcctacaaaaaatattatggcTGTAATTAGGAAGACAATTTGCCACTGGCTTCGATTTGTCTGAAAAATGAATCAAACCCAAAATTACAATACATAATCATACTCATAACATTTCAAAAGATCAAACCTCATCACTAAGAATCCTTCCGATAACCAGTGGAGAAATAATAGGAACCGTATTACAAATGGAGTTGAGTATTCCCATCAGGACTCCTGCGTGATTCGGTGAGAGATCAATCATGTTGAGCAAAGCTCCAACTGTATGTCCTGCGTTTAAACCGACATTCATAATCATAAAAGTTAAGGCTAAAGATGTTTGACTTTCATCGAGAAATCCAATTGCAAGCAATAAAACAGCTGGTGCCCACATTCCGATTGTATTAACAGATTTTCGAACAACACCCAATGACACCCAATGCTTGGTTAGAATTAAGTCTGCTGCCAGAGTGAAGACAAATGAAAAAATCCACATTGCCAAAAAGGGTAATGTCGAAAATATTGCATTCCTCTTGATGTCCACTTTGAGAACCCCATGCATGTATGGAGGAATATACGCTTGCATAGTAGCGAAGCCCCAAATCTGACACATTCCAACAAATATCAGAGATAAAAATGGAATGGACGTGAATATTGCTCGCCATGGAACAGGAATTTTCGCTGTCTGGGAATCCTTGGCCTTGGACTGTGAGGAGAGAATGTATTCTTTTTCCTCCAAAGTTATGGATTTCGATCTTGACGGACTGTTCTCAGCAAAGATCATCCAGATGACGCAAAATGCCAAACCAATACCACCAAAGACATAGAAAACACCTGGCCATCCTAAAGCTGAACCAGCTATAAATCCAGAAAGAGCCATTGCCAAAATCGAACCACATTCAAGCCCTGTGTGGCTGAGACCACCAAGGCGAGTGAGTTCTTCAACTGGCGACCATGTTGCCAAGTGAGCATGAACCAATGGAAAAAGGAATCCCTGAAACAGGCCCTGTATGAATCGTAACAAGCAATACATTTTCCAACCACCCCAATTCACACTTAAGGGTGTGAGGAGAGTGCAAATACTACAACAAAGAACTGACAATAGCATTATCATTTTAACCCCCACCCTTGACCCTATATAACCTGCAGGCAATTGAGTCAATACATATCCCCAGTAAAATGCACTTATGATGTAGGACCTTTGCTTCTCATCCCAATCGAATTCCTGGAATATGTTAAGGGAATTCAAGATACAATTcatctaaaatattaaaaaatacattttaaatacttaCATGAAACTCAAGATTTGTACTTGCAGCATTTGTCATGGCAACTAGAGATACCGATACATTAAGCCTCTCACAATAACTTATTGCAATAGTGCAAAACAATAAGAACGTCTGCAAATGCCTTGCTCCAAACCAGGGACCTAAAAggattataatattaaaaaaaacaacgtaaATTTTGTACTAtgctttaaatatatataatctTCTTTTATATTCTTCTATTTGATTGATAAgaattgagtttaaaaaaaaaaaacaaacattccttaaaacttaaacttgatgatcaaaatttcatattactaaagttaaaatgaGAAAACAGTGTTTaacctttctttttcttttgcatgTTATTGTATTATATTAAAGAAATGTTTAGAATCAATAAATTTCTTTACATAAATtacgtttttgatttttttacgatcttaaatcaaataaaaaggaacacctggatcgcacgaacttggTCCTTTAAGCTAAGAATCTGCTTAAAaaggtacctatataagatttaaaaatata
This window of the Eupeodes corollae chromosome 3, idEupCoro1.1, whole genome shotgun sequence genome carries:
- the LOC129951122 gene encoding putative inorganic phosphate cotransporter; translated protein: MISNKGPSIGARHLQVLLLFFAIGVNFITRAYVSVALVAMTDAETTNPNFYEFNWNEKERSYILSSFYWGYMATQFPGGYLSRILGAKTCILIATVGSSLLNLLIPLTVYWGGWQVYCAIRVGQGLFQGLVFPSIHAHLAKWSPIEERTRLGGFAHLGVQIGIVLAMSLTGLIAASDFGWPGISYIYGGIGVVFCTIWIIFAENCPADARFITSEERKYIISAQEGVESKTKQRIPVPWKAILTSGPYISLLVVQSSQGWSSSIMQTQIPAYLHGVLNMDIKSNALFSTLPYIAMLIMSLVFLFGAGIVLKNQWAPLGVVRKTLNTIAMWGPAALLIGVAYLDENQKALAIAFLTLNAGLNGGMTIGSGLNAIDLSPNHVGILMGLLCCITNIIPIITPLAVGIIVYDETQRALWKIVFIIAAVFFFFGNLQYIIFGSTNTQPWNDADYQQKHDNKQNNSSHSTMTKTDTVNSIKSDSLKEVVS
- the LOC129951129 gene encoding putative inorganic phosphate cotransporter, with product MTAIDPKKGPWFGARHLQTFLLFCTIAISYCERLNVSVSLVAMTNAASTNLEFHEFDWDEKQRSYIISAFYWGYVLTQLPAGYIGSRVGVKMIMLLSVLCCSICTLLTPLSVNWGGWKMYCLLRFIQGLFQGFLFPLVHAHLATWSPVEELTRLGGLSHTGLECGSILAMALSGFIAGSALGWPGVFYVFGGIGLAFCVIWMIFAENSPSRSKSITLEEKEYILSSQSKAKDSQTAKIPVPWRAIFTSIPFLSLIFVGMCQIWGFATMQAYIPPYMHGVLKVDIKRNAIFSTLPFLAMWIFSFVFTLAADLILTKHWVSLGVVRKSVNTIGMWAPAVLLLAIGFLDESQTSLALTFMIMNVGLNAGHTVGALLNMIDLSPNHAGVLMGILNSICNTVPIISPLVIGRILSDETNRSQWQIVFLITAIIFFVGNLQFIFLGSTDTQAWNDESYLQHRDPENENKTYDQKYVEKIIENKTVE